Proteins from a single region of Tumebacillus amylolyticus:
- a CDS encoding fibronectin type III domain-containing protein — protein MTNRKQIRSKIKLSGVTLLSALLLASTTSVGPLIPTTAYAVDGPVTLSGTADDAQAALTWAAVAGATGYDVYRNGAKITDTPITDNTYLDTTVINGNTYTYTVSAILGGVSSPQSNEISLLPKSKPGLLRGLASDYNGVTNLTDGDNATVLSIPPGESEIFTLAPGAKITGLKAVGDPSLEIELVDEVGLLAGYYNASSPTNDFIDVNKQHIIQVRAVNFTDRTLIMQDFDVIGVQESPDFKIQTTGLESIPDDSHSQISFKWEPFDGAIGYNLYKEGAQLENKINPEPLTGTTFTDTDVINGQWYTYYLAPITASGEDAMFYYSAVCSTPPPGLLRGIASTTGETRITDGNYDENIMIPFQSGQTYILPAPAKVTGVYADGPDYMQVQLYDTAGNLVATIGASEPTNNDPIPVDAQNVAKVVLKTTNPNYSGIMLELDLVGTYLPNAPVDLIGKAGDAQATLTWTASNGAESYNVYRDGVKINTKPVTETSYSDAGLTNGKSYTYSVTTVNADGESPASNTITLTPVLNLLLNPGFEDGMVTTTNGTQVGKNWTSYAATGSTPNFTVVTSPVSTGTYAQKISGTNIPKSNALDIYQSVAAHANTSYSVSGMYYIESLNNAFVQLYVDFYDKDGRFIKSNSLPYYGFAAPATPSYMMMADNGTAPGYLLMANNLTTKGYVLLKNSFTTPANTASLRMYAVLRSSADGASGTFYVDDLSVVQN, from the coding sequence ATGACAAATCGGAAACAAATCCGATCAAAAATCAAACTCAGCGGCGTTACACTTCTGAGTGCGCTGTTGTTGGCTTCGACAACCTCCGTTGGACCTTTGATTCCCACAACTGCGTACGCAGTTGATGGACCGGTAACGCTTAGCGGAACTGCGGACGACGCCCAAGCTGCGTTGACTTGGGCGGCCGTCGCAGGCGCAACGGGGTACGACGTTTACCGAAACGGTGCAAAAATCACCGACACGCCGATCACGGACAACACCTATCTGGACACGACGGTCATCAACGGTAACACCTATACCTACACCGTGTCGGCCATCCTTGGAGGCGTGTCGTCGCCCCAGTCGAATGAGATTTCGCTCTTGCCCAAGTCAAAACCGGGCTTATTGCGGGGGCTGGCTTCTGATTATAATGGAGTGACGAACTTGACCGATGGCGACAATGCGACGGTCCTTTCCATTCCCCCTGGCGAAAGCGAAATCTTCACACTGGCTCCCGGAGCAAAGATAACGGGACTTAAAGCGGTTGGCGACCCGTCCCTAGAGATTGAATTGGTGGACGAGGTAGGGCTACTTGCAGGTTACTACAATGCATCCAGCCCGACCAACGATTTCATCGATGTCAATAAACAACACATAATCCAAGTGAGAGCGGTGAATTTTACAGACCGGACTCTTATCATGCAAGACTTCGACGTAATCGGCGTTCAAGAGAGCCCGGATTTCAAAATTCAAACTACGGGACTTGAGTCGATTCCCGACGACTCCCACTCCCAAATATCCTTCAAGTGGGAGCCGTTCGACGGGGCAATCGGGTACAATCTGTACAAAGAGGGAGCACAGCTGGAAAACAAGATCAACCCCGAGCCTCTTACTGGCACCACGTTTACTGATACCGACGTCATAAATGGCCAATGGTATACATACTACCTCGCTCCGATCACAGCATCCGGGGAAGATGCCATGTTTTACTATTCCGCGGTTTGTTCGACTCCACCGCCCGGCTTGTTGCGAGGGATCGCTTCCACAACAGGTGAAACGAGGATTACAGACGGCAACTATGATGAGAACATCATGATTCCCTTTCAAAGCGGCCAAACCTACATCCTGCCAGCACCAGCAAAAGTTACGGGAGTTTATGCAGATGGCCCAGACTACATGCAGGTGCAACTGTACGATACAGCAGGGAATCTTGTAGCCACCATTGGAGCGTCCGAACCAACCAACAACGACCCCATCCCTGTCGATGCACAAAACGTAGCCAAAGTAGTACTGAAAACTACAAATCCGAATTATTCGGGCATCATGCTTGAACTAGATCTCGTCGGAACCTACCTACCCAATGCGCCGGTTGACCTTATCGGCAAAGCTGGGGATGCCCAAGCAACCCTGACTTGGACGGCATCAAATGGTGCGGAAAGCTACAACGTCTACCGTGACGGCGTGAAAATCAACACAAAGCCTGTAACGGAGACAAGCTATTCGGATGCAGGTCTGACAAACGGCAAGTCCTACACCTATTCCGTCACCACCGTGAACGCAGACGGCGAATCGCCTGCGTCAAACACGATTACGTTGACTCCTGTGCTTAACTTGCTGCTCAACCCCGGCTTCGAAGACGGCATGGTTACGACCACAAACGGCACGCAAGTCGGTAAAAATTGGACCTCTTATGCAGCCACAGGTTCCACCCCGAATTTCACTGTCGTGACTTCCCCGGTTTCTACGGGAACCTATGCGCAAAAAATTTCGGGGACAAACATTCCGAAAAGCAACGCCCTCGACATCTACCAATCGGTTGCGGCCCATGCGAATACGAGTTACTCCGTCAGCGGGATGTATTACATTGAAAGTTTGAACAACGCATTCGTGCAACTCTACGTCGACTTCTACGACAAAGACGGACGCTTTATCAAATCGAACTCGCTCCCTTACTACGGGTTCGCAGCCCCTGCCACCCCGAGCTATATGATGATGGCGGACAACGGTACAGCACCTGGTTATCTGTTGATGGCAAACAACCTGACCACCAAAGGCTATGTGCTGTTGAAGAACAGCTTTACCACCCCGGCCAACACAGCTTCCCTGCGAATGTACGCCGTACTCCGCTCCTCGGCAGACGGCGCATCGGGCACTTTTTACGTGGATGACCTGAGCGTCGTTCAAAACTAA
- a CDS encoding FDLD family class I lanthipeptide: MENMFELDVQVMNTQFSNTDSISTLTTYLGTSKCDAI, translated from the coding sequence ATGGAAAACATGTTCGAACTCGATGTGCAAGTCATGAACACCCAATTTTCAAATACAGATTCGATCTCGACGTTAACGACGTATTTGGGAACGAGCAAATGCGACGCAATTTGA
- a CDS encoding LysR family transcriptional regulator translates to MESHELRIFRAVAREGSITKAAHTLGYVQSNVTARVRQLEEELNTKLFYRQRGMVLTPAGEKLLGYAERVLHLLDEAQLALNDSIEPMGPLRLGANHTVSALHLPNILAEYNQRYPKVEMSLVTDVSEELVRKILHFQLDGAFVKLAVDHENVVKDLVYEEELVLITQPGDSDLQAVCKQPFLMNTIGCPNRGQLETWLRSIGSAPVRYLEFNHLDAMIQGVISGLGASFVQYSAAQKYVEAGVLRSFPIPSPYSLTQTYFIRHKDSLLTSALEKFLETLKKSQLYSR, encoded by the coding sequence ATGGAGAGCCATGAGCTTCGAATTTTCCGGGCGGTTGCAAGGGAAGGAAGCATTACAAAGGCAGCTCATACCCTCGGTTATGTCCAATCGAACGTAACAGCGAGAGTGAGGCAGTTGGAAGAGGAGTTAAACACGAAACTTTTCTATCGACAGCGGGGCATGGTGTTAACCCCAGCAGGCGAGAAACTGCTGGGGTACGCGGAGCGAGTTTTGCACTTGCTTGACGAGGCACAATTAGCCCTGAACGATTCAATAGAACCCATGGGACCACTCAGGCTCGGAGCGAATCATACAGTGTCAGCTCTGCATCTGCCGAACATACTTGCAGAATATAACCAGAGATATCCCAAGGTAGAGATGTCGCTTGTGACCGATGTTTCCGAAGAACTGGTGCGCAAGATCCTTCATTTTCAACTGGATGGTGCATTCGTAAAACTGGCAGTCGATCATGAAAACGTGGTAAAGGATTTGGTCTATGAGGAAGAATTGGTTCTGATTACTCAGCCTGGGGACAGCGACCTTCAGGCGGTATGCAAGCAACCTTTTCTCATGAACACAATCGGGTGTCCGAATCGAGGACAACTTGAGACCTGGTTGCGATCCATTGGTAGCGCTCCTGTCCGATACTTGGAATTTAATCATCTTGACGCGATGATTCAAGGGGTGATATCCGGACTCGGAGCTTCTTTCGTCCAATACTCTGCCGCGCAAAAATACGTGGAGGCTGGAGTATTGCGGTCTTTTCCCATTCCATCTCCATATAGCTTGACCCAAACCTATTTCATCCGACACAAGGACAGCTTGTTGACAAGCGCACTCGAAAAATTTCTTGAGACTCTAAAAAAGAGTCAACTATATAGCCGGTAA
- a CDS encoding MFS transporter — protein MSKERTLKWAILAVVTLVSFITNLDATIVVIGLPKLTEDLHVSFVAGMWIITSYLITSTVFLLPAGRWADIMGTKRIFLSGFACFTIATVLCGLANSGAMLIVFRLVQGVGAAFALATATPIMMRTFPREQLGLAIGINSTSWVIGSIIGPVAGGALISGFGWRSIFFASAPFAFIGLVAGWFLLKGSTERARTNTDWFGMITFGLGLSAFLVALSQGQEWGWMSRPVLGLFGGALLMWIGFLYTELKVRQPLFDLRLFSYRRYTTGLGVTLSYCIGYFSISLLLALYLQGAQHLSPLESGLLLIPLSAPQLVMGPFGGRLADRFGTGRLLMGGMVLIAFGLLLLGNLGDHLSRLAVIVPLFLISVANGLAWPSLAKTVLTAAPPEQAGSASGMFYTVYNIGRAVSQTLALMIVELRIAPNIASHMFLGMGIEQSKLVKSALVHLTDTGFRVFSVFFAISLLLGCFLLRKPANS, from the coding sequence ATGTCGAAGGAACGCACACTCAAGTGGGCAATTTTGGCCGTTGTCACACTTGTTTCGTTTATTACCAATCTGGATGCGACCATTGTTGTGATCGGTCTGCCCAAGCTGACGGAGGATTTGCACGTTTCGTTTGTGGCTGGGATGTGGATCATTACGTCCTACCTCATCACAAGCACCGTCTTTTTACTGCCGGCCGGAAGATGGGCGGACATTATGGGGACCAAACGCATTTTTCTATCAGGGTTCGCCTGTTTTACAATCGCCACCGTCCTGTGTGGCCTGGCGAATTCCGGCGCGATGCTCATCGTGTTTCGGCTTGTCCAGGGCGTCGGAGCGGCCTTCGCTTTAGCGACCGCTACGCCAATCATGATGCGGACATTCCCACGCGAGCAACTCGGGCTCGCCATCGGTATTAATTCGACCTCATGGGTCATTGGGTCCATCATAGGTCCTGTGGCTGGCGGGGCATTGATCAGCGGATTTGGATGGCGCTCCATCTTTTTTGCATCCGCCCCTTTTGCGTTCATCGGATTGGTTGCGGGATGGTTTCTGCTCAAGGGATCAACGGAACGGGCCCGAACAAATACCGATTGGTTCGGTATGATCACGTTTGGACTTGGACTCTCCGCCTTCTTGGTAGCTCTGTCGCAGGGGCAAGAATGGGGGTGGATGTCAAGGCCGGTGCTGGGTCTCTTTGGGGGAGCACTGCTGATGTGGATCGGATTTCTATACACCGAATTGAAGGTACGCCAACCGCTGTTTGATCTTCGATTGTTTTCTTACAGACGCTACACAACTGGATTAGGGGTCACCTTGAGTTATTGCATCGGATATTTCTCAATTTCCCTGCTCCTTGCGTTGTACCTCCAAGGGGCTCAGCACCTGAGCCCGCTGGAGTCAGGTCTGCTTCTCATTCCCTTGTCGGCTCCTCAACTCGTGATGGGTCCCTTCGGCGGCAGACTGGCAGATCGTTTCGGTACGGGCCGATTGCTCATGGGCGGGATGGTTTTGATTGCTTTTGGCTTGCTGCTACTCGGGAATCTGGGAGACCATCTGTCACGTCTCGCTGTCATCGTGCCGCTGTTCCTCATCTCTGTGGCGAACGGTTTGGCGTGGCCCTCACTCGCAAAAACCGTACTGACTGCCGCACCTCCAGAACAAGCGGGTTCCGCATCTGGGATGTTCTACACGGTGTACAACATTGGCCGGGCTGTGAGTCAGACGCTTGCGCTGATGATCGTTGAGCTTCGTATAGCACCTAACATCGCATCTCATATGTTTCTCGGGATGGGGATTGAACAAAGCAAGTTGGTTAAAAGCGCACTCGTACATTTGACTGACACGGGATTCCGAGTTTTCAGCGTGTTTTTCGCCATATCACTATTGCTAGGCTGCTTCCTGCTGAGGAAACCTGCAAACTCATAA
- a CDS encoding tyrosine-type recombinase/integrase, whose protein sequence is MAYVQERGKYTVVNREASKQINFPENRTDYKKQVSSVTINNYLRNIKVFFKWLHQEGELIKNPFDKIEKLHSIRRQKSGVSQEEFNRLLDQFDYTTFHGYRNKIIVMLLQHTGMRIGECLEIEVEQIDFKHRMVLLTKTKGKNERYIYFSMVMQRELRQYLKLKDRHTETTLLFPTKRGTKLTILSFEKQQ, encoded by the coding sequence ATGGCGTATGTGCAAGAAAGAGGGAAGTATACGGTTGTCAATCGAGAAGCGTCTAAACAGATCAACTTCCCTGAAAACAGAACTGACTACAAGAAACAGGTATCGAGCGTGACGATCAATAATTACCTTCGCAACATCAAGGTCTTTTTCAAATGGCTCCACCAAGAAGGTGAACTGATCAAGAACCCCTTCGATAAAATAGAAAAATTACATTCGATTCGCAGACAGAAAAGCGGTGTCAGTCAAGAGGAGTTCAATAGGCTCCTCGACCAGTTTGACTACACGACATTTCACGGATATCGGAACAAGATCATTGTCATGCTCTTACAGCACACTGGAATGCGAATCGGTGAGTGTCTGGAAATCGAAGTTGAGCAAATCGACTTCAAACACAGGATGGTTCTCTTGACTAAAACCAAGGGGAAGAATGAGCGGTATATCTACTTTTCAATGGTCATGCAAAGGGAGCTTCGGCAATACTTGAAGCTCAAAGATCGTCATACGGAAACAACACTCCTGTTTCCAACAAAACGAGGAACCAAGTTGACGATACTGTCATTTGAGAAGCAACAATAG
- a CDS encoding tyrosine-type recombinase/integrase, with protein MSPEEFNRLLEQFDYTTCHGYRIKIVVLLLQDTGMRIGECLEIEVDQTST; from the coding sequence GTGTCACCAGAAGAGTTCAATAGGCTTTTGGAACAATTCGACTACACGACATGCCACGGGTACAGAATAAAGATAGTTGTTTTGCTCCTACAGGACACAGGGATGCGCATTGGCGAGTGCTTGGAGATCGAGGTTGACCAGACCTCAACGTGA
- a CDS encoding site-specific integrase: MSDENERIRFLHRRLSAVLPKQKFVPKTLSSYEQSLGLFFAYLTTEHGVERLREVRTGHIRQYIAYVQERGKYTVVNRDASMQINHPEDRTDYKK, from the coding sequence ATGTCCGATGAAAATGAGCGAATTCGATTTCTACATAGAAGACTTTCTGCTGTACTGCCAAAACAAAAATTTGTCCCAAAAACGCTCTCCTCTTACGAGCAATCGCTGGGATTGTTTTTCGCCTACCTGACCACCGAACACGGAGTAGAACGTCTCAGAGAAGTGCGGACAGGACATATCAGGCAGTACATCGCCTACGTACAGGAGCGTGGCAAGTACACGGTTGTCAATCGCGATGCCAGTATGCAGATCAACCACCCTGAGGATCGAACAGACTACAAAAAATAA
- the spo0A gene encoding sporulation transcription factor Spo0A, whose translation MKQIKVMIADDNREFAELLKEFVTEQRDMEVVGVAYNGNEVLEMLEQQQPDVIILDIIMPVLDGIGVLEKIQGMSLSFDPKVIMLTAFGQENITKRAVEFGAAYYILKPFDMDVLANRIRQVVRVPGTGAPKQQVMMTRGKNVDASITNIIHEIGVPAHIKGYHYLREAIGMVYKDVEILGSITKILYPKIAEKYNTTPSRVERAIRHAIEVAWGRGNVDSIRALFGNTVNVGKSKPTNSEFIAMVADKLRIEAKIS comes from the coding sequence GTGAAACAAATCAAAGTGATGATTGCGGATGATAACCGTGAATTCGCCGAGCTGTTGAAAGAGTTCGTAACGGAGCAACGTGACATGGAAGTTGTCGGCGTTGCGTACAACGGCAACGAAGTTCTGGAAATGCTGGAACAACAGCAACCGGATGTCATCATCCTCGACATCATCATGCCGGTGTTGGACGGCATCGGGGTCCTGGAGAAAATCCAAGGGATGAGCCTTTCCTTCGACCCGAAAGTCATCATGTTAACGGCGTTTGGCCAAGAGAACATCACCAAGCGCGCCGTGGAGTTTGGGGCGGCGTACTACATCCTCAAACCGTTTGACATGGACGTCCTCGCCAACCGCATCCGCCAAGTGGTGCGCGTACCGGGCACGGGAGCACCGAAGCAGCAAGTGATGATGACGCGCGGCAAGAACGTCGACGCTTCGATCACCAACATCATCCACGAGATCGGCGTTCCGGCGCACATCAAGGGCTACCACTACCTGCGTGAAGCGATTGGCATGGTGTACAAGGATGTCGAGATCCTCGGCTCGATCACGAAGATCCTCTACCCGAAGATCGCCGAGAAATACAACACCACCCCGTCCCGCGTCGAACGCGCCATCCGCCACGCGATCGAAGTCGCTTGGGGCCGCGGGAACGTGGACTCGATCCGTGCGCTGTTTGGGAACACCGTCAACGTAGGGAAGAGCAAGCCGACGAACTCGGAGTTCATCGCGATGGTTGCGGATAAGCTGCGGATTGAGGCGAAGATTTCGTAA
- a CDS encoding efflux RND transporter permease subunit encodes MSFFTKFSLKNPVAIVILCLLIAVGAVFSATKFRQEQLPDVDLPSVTVQAIYPGASPNDVLNQVTVPLETVLRNVEGVKNVTSQSQNNFAMITLEFSFKDNMEDKKKKVEDAITNVKLPTEVEHPKVSSFGTSNQAIIYSAVQVKGNTSQEELNDIVQNRILPQLKSVDGVADVKASGLTDTGVYIQLNTDKMKEKHLSFNMIQQVLQANNLSIPLGEATLNKTKEPVIITGKVDSVDNLKNVVLSPEPNKVVLGDVSDIKKGKDVNIISRTNGAPSIGIDIYKASSANTVAVSEKVLESYKAFDDEGKVQTLIEYDRSADVKESVFSMAREGGLGALFASILILLFLRNVRATIIAIVSIPLSIMISLITLKYFSNVTLNIMTLGGMAVATGRVVDDSIVVIENIVRRLQTEKISKDLLLSATREVGGAITASTVTTVAVFAPLGLLQGISGEFFAPFALTVASSLVASLIVALTVVPLLAWGLMRKRVPKEHEMESGMARTYKRVLNWSLNHKATVLILSVLLFVGTLPLTQLVGVTFMPETENKFLFATVEMPKGTSLSTVDELSRKIDEEFRNNPAVETTHVGVGQQNGQTVEPNYANWFLKLKSDTDTKQLMADMKAKIKVEEGSKFDMYDGNGGGASAGLDITVTGGTAEDRKQATEDITAAVKKIEGTSNVNNNLQEGSKGVQLQVRTEDALKNGLTVIQASSMLRPYLTESQIGKVGDGKSASDLFLTLKGNSLTTLGEIGKMTLDLPTGKQIQVKDIADVTQVQLPGKIQNKNGDEYSSVTGTITSADANAVNTAITDALAAMTLPSGVKYSMGGSTEDIQNMMSDMMLAMSVALGMVYIVMVISFGEGRAPFAILFSLPFALVGGLLGTIVIGEPISISSLIGFLMLIGIVVTNAIVLIDRVQHQIKNGLSIREALLESGGTRLRPILMTAIATIFALVPLAAGIGSGSIISRGLGAVVIGGLVTSTLLTLIVVPVIFELLNFRKARAERRDTVAKVAL; translated from the coding sequence TTCGGCAACCAAGTTCCGTCAGGAACAACTGCCTGACGTTGACCTTCCGTCGGTCACCGTGCAAGCGATCTATCCGGGAGCGTCTCCGAATGACGTCCTGAACCAAGTCACCGTACCGCTCGAAACTGTGCTGCGCAATGTGGAGGGCGTCAAGAACGTCACCTCCCAATCGCAGAACAACTTCGCGATGATCACACTTGAATTCAGCTTCAAAGACAACATGGAAGACAAAAAGAAAAAAGTCGAGGACGCCATCACCAACGTCAAGCTCCCGACAGAAGTTGAACATCCGAAAGTTTCCTCGTTTGGCACTTCAAACCAAGCGATCATCTATTCCGCCGTACAAGTCAAAGGCAACACGTCCCAAGAAGAACTCAACGACATCGTACAAAACCGCATCCTCCCGCAACTCAAATCTGTAGACGGCGTTGCCGACGTCAAAGCGAGCGGCCTCACCGATACGGGCGTGTACATCCAGCTCAATACGGACAAAATGAAAGAGAAGCACCTCTCGTTCAACATGATCCAACAGGTGCTGCAAGCCAACAACCTCAGCATTCCGCTTGGGGAAGCAACTCTGAACAAAACCAAAGAGCCGGTCATCATCACCGGCAAAGTGGATTCCGTAGACAACTTGAAAAACGTCGTCCTCTCACCGGAACCGAACAAAGTGGTTCTCGGGGACGTCTCCGATATCAAAAAAGGCAAGGACGTCAACATCATCTCCCGCACGAACGGCGCGCCGTCCATCGGGATCGACATCTACAAAGCCTCTTCCGCAAACACCGTTGCCGTTTCGGAAAAAGTCCTCGAATCCTACAAAGCGTTCGATGACGAAGGCAAAGTCCAGACGCTGATCGAGTACGACCGCTCGGCGGACGTCAAGGAATCGGTATTCTCGATGGCGCGTGAGGGCGGCCTCGGGGCGCTTTTCGCTTCGATCTTGATCCTCCTGTTCCTGCGCAACGTGCGCGCAACGATCATCGCCATCGTTTCCATTCCGCTGTCGATCATGATCTCGCTGATCACCTTGAAGTATTTTTCCAATGTCACCTTGAACATCATGACGCTCGGCGGGATGGCCGTCGCAACCGGACGGGTGGTCGACGACTCCATCGTCGTCATCGAGAACATCGTTCGACGCCTGCAAACCGAGAAAATTTCCAAAGACCTGCTGCTTTCGGCCACTCGTGAAGTCGGGGGCGCAATCACTGCGTCGACCGTCACCACTGTCGCCGTATTTGCACCGCTGGGTCTCTTGCAAGGCATCTCCGGCGAGTTCTTCGCTCCGTTTGCTCTGACCGTTGCTTCCTCTCTGGTCGCATCGCTGATCGTCGCTCTGACCGTCGTGCCGCTTCTGGCATGGGGCTTGATGCGCAAGCGAGTTCCGAAGGAGCATGAAATGGAGTCCGGCATGGCACGCACCTACAAGCGCGTGCTGAACTGGTCCTTGAACCACAAAGCAACCGTCCTGATTCTCTCCGTCCTGCTCTTCGTGGGCACGTTGCCGTTGACGCAACTCGTCGGCGTCACGTTCATGCCGGAGACGGAAAATAAATTCCTGTTCGCAACCGTCGAGATGCCAAAAGGCACTTCGCTTAGCACCGTCGATGAACTCTCCCGCAAAATCGACGAAGAATTCCGCAACAACCCGGCAGTGGAAACGACCCACGTCGGCGTCGGCCAACAGAACGGGCAAACGGTAGAACCCAACTACGCAAACTGGTTCCTCAAACTTAAGTCTGACACCGACACGAAGCAACTCATGGCAGACATGAAGGCGAAGATCAAAGTCGAAGAAGGCTCCAAGTTCGACATGTACGACGGCAACGGCGGCGGCGCAAGCGCGGGTCTCGACATCACCGTCACCGGCGGAACCGCAGAAGACCGCAAACAAGCGACCGAAGACATCACCGCCGCAGTCAAGAAAATCGAAGGCACCTCCAACGTCAACAACAACCTGCAAGAAGGTTCCAAAGGCGTGCAACTGCAAGTCCGCACCGAAGACGCCCTCAAAAACGGCTTGACCGTCATCCAAGCGTCCTCGATGCTGCGCCCGTACCTCACCGAGAGCCAAATCGGCAAAGTCGGTGACGGCAAGTCTGCGTCCGACCTGTTCCTGACGCTCAAAGGCAATTCGCTGACGACGCTGGGTGAGATCGGCAAGATGACGCTCGACCTGCCGACCGGCAAACAAATTCAAGTCAAGGACATCGCAGATGTAACTCAAGTCCAGCTGCCGGGCAAGATCCAGAACAAAAACGGCGACGAGTACTCCTCCGTCACCGGCACGATCACGTCTGCAGACGCCAATGCTGTCAACACAGCGATAACCGACGCGCTTGCGGCGATGACGCTTCCGTCCGGAGTGAAATACTCGATGGGCGGTTCTACGGAAGACATTCAAAACATGATGTCCGACATGATGCTCGCGATGTCTGTCGCACTCGGGATGGTCTACATCGTCATGGTCATCTCGTTTGGAGAAGGCCGCGCACCGTTTGCGATCTTGTTCTCGCTGCCGTTCGCATTGGTCGGCGGTCTGCTTGGCACGATCGTGATCGGCGAACCGATTTCGATCTCCTCGCTGATCGGCTTCTTGATGCTGATCGGGATCGTCGTCACCAACGCAATCGTTCTCATCGACCGTGTACAGCACCAGATCAAAAACGGTCTCTCGATCCGCGAAGCCTTGCTGGAGTCCGGCGGCACTCGTCTGCGCCCGATTCTCATGACGGCGATTGCGACGATCTTTGCGCTGGTTCCGCTGGCAGCAGGGATTGGCAGCGGTTCGATCATCTCCCGCGGTTTGGGGGCGGTCGTCATCGGCGGTCTGGTCACGTCGACCCTGCTGACGCTCATCGTCGTACCGGTCATTTTCGAACTGCTCAACTTCCGCAAAGCGCGTGCAGAGCGTCGCGACACGGTGGCAAAAGTAGCCCTATAA